One genomic region from Cucumis melo cultivar AY chromosome 9, USDA_Cmelo_AY_1.0, whole genome shotgun sequence encodes:
- the LOC103503630 gene encoding heat shock protein 90-5, chloroplastic, which translates to MAPALARTLSTLALSSLPLSNGGTRLSLTTAFLPRNGFRKGVSCAGLKWKIEKKSNRIAVRCEAAVAEKEAAESPGEKFEYQAEVSRLLDLIVHSLYSHKEVFLRELVSNASDALDKLRFLSVTEPSLLGDAGDLEIRIKPDADSGTITITDTGIGMTKEELIDCLGTIAQSGTSRFLKALKENKDAGADNSLIGQFGVGFYSAFLVAEKVAVSTKSPKSDKQYVWEAEADSSSYVIREETDPEKLLQRGTQITLYLREDDKYEFSDPTRIQGLVKNYSQFVSFPIYTWQEKSRTVEVEEEEEPKEGEEPKPEGEKKKKTKTEKYWDWELANETKPIWMRSPKEVERDEYNEFYKKAFNEFLEPLAYTHFTTEGEVEFRSVLYIPGMGPLNNEDVVNPKTKNIRLYVKRIFISDDFDGELFPRYLSFVKGVVDSDDLPLNVSREILQESRIVRIMRKRLVRKTFDMIQDLSESENKEDYKKFWENFGRFLKLGCIEDTGNHKRITPLLRFYTSKSEEELKSLDDYVENMGENQKAIYYLATDSLKSAKSAPFLEKLLQKDIEVLYLIEPIDEVAIQNLQTYKEKKFVDISKEDLELGDEDEVQERETKQDFQVLCDWIKQQLGDKVAKVQISKRLSSSPCVLVSGKFGWSANMERLMKAQALGDTSSLEFMRGRRILEINPDHPIIMDLNAACKSSPDSRDARRAIDLLYETALISSGFSPDSPAELGNKIYEMMAMALGGRWGRLEDAADAEDAAESDSAEAPEVQVIEPSEVRAEDDPWQD; encoded by the exons ATGGCTCCAGCTCTCGCCAGAACTTTATCCACTCTTGCTCTTTCTTCACTCCCTCTATCAAACGGTGGTACTCGCTTGAGCTTGACAACTGCTTTTCTGCCTCGAAATGGCTTTAGAAAGGGCGTTTCTTGTGCTGGGTTGAAGTGGAAGATTGAGAAGAAGAGTAATCGGATTGCTGTTAGGTGTGAGGCGGCTGTTGCTGAGAAAGAAGCTGCTGAGTCTCCTGGTGAAAAGTTTGAGTACCAAGCCGAG GTTAGTCGTCTTCTGGATTTGATTGTTCACAGCCTTTATAGCCACAAGGAGGTGTTTCTTCGAGAGCTAGTGAG TAATGCGAGTGACGCTTTAGACAAGCTAAGATTCTTGAGCGTAACGGAGCCCTCCCTACTTGGAGATGCTGGGGACCTTGAAATACGTATTAAACCTGATGCAGACAGTGGTACTATCACCATAAC GGATACTGGTATTGGAATGACTAAAGAGGAGCTCATTGACTGTCTTGGAACTATTGCTCAGAGTGGGACTTCAAGATTCTTGAAAGCCCTGAAG GAAAATAAGGATGCTGGAGCAGATAACAGCTTGATTGGTCAATTTGGTGTTGGGTTCTATTCAGCCTTCCTTGTTGCTGAAAAG GTTGCTGTGTCCACTAAGAGCCCAAAATCAGACAAACAATATGTCTGGGAAGCAGAAGCTGACAGTAGTTCGTATGTTATTAGGGAAGAAACTGATCCTGAAAAACTTCTACAGCGGGGAACACAGATCACCCTCTACTTAAGG GAAGATGACAAGTATGAATTCTCTGATCCAACTAGAATACAAGGTTTGGTCAAGAATTATTCACAGTTCGTTTCCTTCCCCATCTACACATGGCAAGAGAAATCAAGAACTGTTGAG gtggaagaagaagaagaaccaaAAGAAGGCGAAGAACCAAAACCAGAG GgtgagaagaaaaagaagacaaaaacTGAGAAGTATTGGGACTGGGAATTGGCTAATGAAACAAAACCAATCTGG ATGCGGAGCCCAAAAGAAGTTGAGAGGGATGAGTACAATGAATTCTATAAGAAGGCATTTAATGAGTTTTTAGAGCCACTTGCGTATACTCACTTCACCACGGAG GGTGAAGTGGAATTCAGGAGCGTTCTTTATATTCCTGGAATGGGACCTTTGAATAATGAGGATGTTGTGAATCCTAAAACAAAGAATATTCGCTTGTATGTTAAGCGTATCTTCATCTCTGATGATTTTGATGGTGAGCTG TTTCCTCGATATTTGAGCTTTGTGAAAGGTGTGGTTGATTCTGATGACCTCCCTTTAAATGTTTCTCGAGAAATTCTCCAAGAGAGCCGAATT GTGAGAATTATGAGGAAGAGACTTGTCAGAAAAACATTTGACATGATTCAAGACCTCTCTGAAAGTGAAAATAAAGAG GATTACAAGAAATTCTGGGAGAATTTTGGCCGGTTCTTAAAATTGGGATGCATTGAGGATACTGGAAATCACAAGCGTATCACACCATTATTGCGGTTTTACACCTCCAAAAGTGAAGAGGAGCTGAAGAGCTTGGATGACTATGTAGAGAACATGGGAGAGAATCAGAAAGCAATTTACTACCTAGCAACTGACAGCTTAAAGAGTGCTAAGAGTGCTCCATTCTTGGAGAAGTTGCTTCAAAAAGATATTGAG gTCCTTTACTTGATTGAACCTATCGATGAAGTTGCTATCCAGAACTTACAGACATACAAAGagaaaaaatttgttgataTCAGCAAGGAAGATTTAGAGCTGG GCGATGAGGATGAAGTTCAAGAAAGAGAAACTAAGCAAGATTTCCAAGTCCTTTGTGACTGGATTAAGCAACAACTAGGTGACAAGGTCGCAAAAGTTCAAATCTCAAAGCGCTTAAGCTCTTCTCCATGTGTCCTAGTTTCTGGCAAGTTTGGATGGTCTGCAAATATGGAAAG GTTGATGAAGGCACAGGCCCTTGGAGATACTTCAAGTTTGGAGTTCATGAGAGGAAGGAGGATTTTGGAGATTAATCCCGACCATCCAATCATCATGGATCTAAAT GCCGCTTGCAAAAGTTCACCAGATAGCAGGGACGCTAGGAGAGCCATTGATCTTCTATACGAGACAGCATTGATATCCAGTGGATTCTCT CCCGATAGCCCAGCTGAGTTAGGTAACAAAATATACGAGATGATGGCGATGGCTCTAGGAGGTAGATGGGGTAGATTGGAAGATGCTGCTGATGCTGAAGATGCTGCTGAATCTGACAGCGCTGAAGCACCAGAAGTGCAAGTAATTGAGCCCTCGGAAGTGAGGGCGGAGGACGATCCATGGCAGGATTAG
- the LOC103503636 gene encoding pentatricopeptide repeat-containing protein At3g14730-like: MNQMSKKTIISKIIGKKHHLFSYPFFHLPSRLLVFQIHYDVATCNLFLQSYANHKNLTKGKQLHSLMVTSGFIHLPSSITSLINMYSKCNQMEEAVLVFHDPYRERNVFAYNAIIAGFVANGLAADGFQFYKRMRSVGVMPDKFTFPCVVRACCEFMEIRKIHGCLFKMGLELNVFVGSALVNTYLKVDGMEDAEKVFEELPERDVVLWNAMINGYIKIGHLNKAVAVFKKMGEEGISLSRFTTTSILSVFTSMGDINNGRAIHGIVTKMGYSSCVAVSNALIDMYGKCKHNKDALLIFEMINEKDLFSWNSIISAHEQCGDHDGTLRLFGKMLASRVLPDVITITVVLPACSHLAALMHGREIHGYMIVNGLGKNENSDDVLLNNAVMDMYAKCGCMKNAGIIFDLMRNKDVASWNIMIMGYAMHGYGTEALDMFHRMCEAQIKPNVVTFVGVLSACSHAGFVHQGRSFLTRMELEFGVIPTIEHYTCIIDMLGRAGQLGEAYDLAQRIPLQDNLILWMALLGACRLHGNAELGNVVGEKIRQLEPKNCGSGSYILMSSLYGVVGRYEEALEVRRTMKEQNVKKTPGCSWIELKNGLYVFSMGDRTHHELNALINCLCGFQYFHDEVMHSF; the protein is encoded by the coding sequence ATGAATCAAATGAGCAAAAAGACCATCATCTCAAAAATCATCGGTAAGAAGCACCATTTATTCTCttacccattttttcatttaccCTCCAGACTTCTAGTTTTTCAAATACACTATGATGTAGCCACGTGCAATCTTTTTCTCCAATCATATGCCAACCACAAGAATCTCACCAAAGGGAAACAGCTACATTCCTTAATGGTCACTTCTGGATTTATTCATTTGCCTTCATCCATTACTAGCTTGATTAACATGTACTCTAAATGCAATCAAATGGAAGAGGCTGTTCTAGTTTTCCATGATCCATATCGTGAGCGTAATGTGTTTGCATACAATGCAATAATTGCTGGATTTGTTGCGAATGGGCTTGCAGCAGATGGATTTCAGTTTTATAAAAGAATGAGGTCAGTGGGTGTAATGCCTGATAAGTTCACTTTTCCATGTGTAGTTAGAGCTTGTTGTGAGTTCATGGAGATTAGGAAGATTCAtggttgtttatttaaaatgGGATTGGAGTTGAATGTGTTTGTTGGTAGTGCTCTTGTCAATACTTACTTGAAGGTTGACGGAATGGAGGACGCTGAGAAAGTTTTTGAAGAGTTACCCGAGAGAGATGTTGTGCTTTGGAATGCAATGATCAATGGTTACATCAAAATTGGTCACCTCAACAAAGCAGTAGCGGTTTTTAAGAAAATGGGTGAAGAAGGGATTTCACTTAGTAGATTTACAACGACTAGCATTTTGTCTGTTTTTACTTCGATGGGAGATATTAACAATGGGAGAGCTATTCATGGTATTGTAACAAAAATGGGTTATAGTTCATGTGTTGCGGTTTCAAATGCACTAATTGATATGTACGGAAAGTGCAAGCATAATAAAGATGCTTTACTGATTTTTGAGATGATAAATGAGAAGGATTTATTTTCATGGAATTCCATAATATCTGCTCATGAGCAATGTGGTGATCATGATGGTACCTTAAGACTTTTTGGCAAGATGTTAGCTTCTAGGGTTCTACCTGATGTGATTACTATCACTGTTGTACTTCCAGCTTGTTCTCACTTGGCTGCCCTCATGCATGGTAGAGAAATTCATGGATACATGATTGTTAATGGATtgggaaaaaatgaaaacagtGATGATGTATTATTAAACAATGCTGTTATGGACATGTATGCGAAGTGCGGATGCATGAAAAATGCTGGCATAATATTTGATCTAATGAGGAATAAGGATGTGGCGTCTTGGAACATCATGATTATGGGTTATGCAATGCATGGATATGGTACAGAGGCCTTGGATATGTTTCATCGAATGTGTGAGGCCcaaattaaaccaaatgttGTCACATTTGTTGGAGTTTTATCTGCTTGTAGCCATGCAGGCTTTGTACATCAAGGGCGCTCATTCTTAACTCGAATGGAACTGGAATTTGGCGTGATTCCAACTATTGAGCATTATACATGTATAATCGACATGCTCGGTCGAGCTGGACAATTAGGCGAAGCTTATGACCTGGCTCAAAGAATACCTCTTCAAGACAACCTCATTTTGTGGATGGCATTATTGGGAGCATGCCGACTTCATGGTAATGCAGAGTTGGGAAATGTTGTTGGAGAAAAGATAAGGCAACTTGAACCTAAGAATTGTGGTAGTGGTAGTTATATATTGATGTCTAGTTTGTACGGAGTCGTAGGTCGATATGAAGAGGCATTGGAAGTTAGAAGAACAATGAAGGAACAAAATGTTAAGAAGACACCAGGTTGTAGCTGGATTGAACTGAAGAATGGGCTGTATGTTTTTAGCATGGGAGACAGGACACATCATGAACTAAATGCATTGATTAATTGCCTTTGTGGCTTTCAGTACTTTCACGATGAAGTTATGCATTCGTTTTAA